The proteins below come from a single Miscanthus floridulus cultivar M001 chromosome 1, ASM1932011v1, whole genome shotgun sequence genomic window:
- the LOC136460477 gene encoding phosphatidylinositol/phosphatidylcholine transfer protein SFH1-like, with the protein MASYKSILTSISTVDDLNYPEKTETYYVVNVPYIFSACWKVVKPLLQERTKKKVKVLTGCGRDELLKIMDYSSLPHFCSWEGSGSSKHSSTDVDNCFSLDHPFHKELYDHIKEQASCRELIKMASLHVSIPEPDLDDAKIVEVIQAEFQKIGEQDESPNGNKD; encoded by the exons ATGGCGTCATACAAGAGT ATCTTGACTTCCATATCAACTGTTGATGATCTGAATTACCCTGAAAAGACAGAGACCTATTATGTAGTCAATGTTCCATACATATTTTCTGCTTGTTGGAAG GTTGTGAAGCCCTTGTTGCAGGAGAGGACAAAAAAGAAGGTTAAAGTTTTGACAGGCTGCGGGAGAGATGAACTTCTGAAG ATTATGGACTACTCGTCACTTCCCCATTTCTGCAGCTGGGAGGGCTCTGGATCATCAAAGCATTCATCTACTGACGTCGACAACTGCTTCTCCCTTGACCATCCTTTCCACAAAGAACTTTACGACCATATCAAAGAGCAAGCGTCGTGCAGGGAGCTCATCAAGATGGCTTCACTGCACGTCAGCATTCCCGAGCCAGACCTAGATGACGCGAAGATCGTCGAGGTCATCCAGGCTGAGTTCCAGAAGATCGGTGAGCAGGATGAATCCCCCAACGGCAACAAGGATTAG